Part of the Mauremys mutica isolate MM-2020 ecotype Southern chromosome 1, ASM2049712v1, whole genome shotgun sequence genome is shown below.
CCCTGTATTAAAACAATTCTATCTTGAATAATAGCAAAAGAAGCATAAAAATCACCAGCCACTTCAATGGCTGTTTATAGAAACGTTTCCCTGTTTCAAGCTTGCTCCACTGTAAAAGCGCCTCTCTTAACTTTATTTAATCTTTTCGTGCTGGGAGTCCGTTTCCAAGCACAACATCCATTGCCAATACTAGATGCAACAAatcctcaggagccaaaagtagattttttaaattaaaatgttgggggggggggaaagtagTTATATTCTGGGAATAGTCttgaattttatattttaagtAATTCAAAAATGTAGTACGAGGTATAAAACTGAGTCAGAGTGAAGTAAAACTGAGAACGATGTTTCAGCTACACCAGAGCAGACAAAAACATAAACCAAGTCCTAAAATGAAGCTAGGAGAATCAACACACACATGCATTTAGATTCCAGATATCTTCGGAGTTATAAAAATAGTCTTTGTGTAATCATTTTAATCTATTAGACAGATACACGTACAACTCAGACTGGAGGAAGCACGGGCTTGCGGTTAAAGGAGTAGATTGGGAAATTTGGATTTAATTTCCAGCTCTGGAGATTCCTTCTGTGAACTTGGCCAAGTCCCTTTTGCTCTGTGTGTCtggctccccatctgtaaaacagggataacaacagttccctacctcacagggatttGGTGAGGATAAATCCCCTAATGTATATGAGGCTTTCAGAGCCTACAGTGATGGAAGCCATGTAAGAATCTAGATACATAAATAGGAATTAAGGctgaatttcttttttaaaccaacaAAACAAATAGTTAATGAAAGAGAACTGTGATCTGAGACTTTGTTTGCCAAGTCTTGGAATAGCTATTTATGGTTGACTGAAAAAGAAATTAAGTTTACAGGAATAATGTAAGTTCACATTCAACTTTACTTACCACAGAGCAGTTTTACCTTATAAGAAACAGCTGTGCACCAGAGAGAGGGGTGGTCACCAAAAAGGCTTTTAAAGGGGAGAATCCTTTGTCAGAGAACCATGGACCCCAAGAAAACAAAAACTCACTTCTGAAATATCTGAAAAATTGCCCCTGCCCCCTCTTCTTCCTTGATATGGAGATCTCATAGACTGGAGGTCTCAGACTCATCGACTTTAAGGTCAGAtggaaccatcatgatcatctagtctgaccacctgcacattgcaggccacagaacctcacccacccactcctgtattaGAGAaaggtgaacccccccccccagtgtctcTGCCaagctgacctgggggaaaatcccATCCTGatccccaaatatggcaatcagttagaccctgagcatggggGAAGACcgaccagccagacacctgggaaagaattctctgtagtaactcagagccctctccatctagtgtcccatcaccagcctcTGGAGATATTTAGAGATATTTGCTACAGGCAGTCacagattgcctacaatggcatgtagccagtCTCCTCATACATCCCCTCCAGAAATGTACCAAGCTTAgttttgaagccagttaggtttttttgctCCCCCCCTGCTCTCTTCCTTTTCATGGTCTCATGTTATCTGGTACCATAATGTAACTGCATATGAGCTCATACAAGGACCTTGTAGGTCTAAAATGTTGTATAATTGGGCAAAAGCACATCAAaaccaatgaggagtccagtAGTACCTTAAAGACTGAGattttttgggcataagctttcatgggtaaaaaacccacttcttcagatgcactgactaacacagctacccgtGTGATATAAAGCACATCAGTggatttagggcttgatccacaCCTTACTAAAGTCAACCCCCTAGAAACATTAAAGTGATTGGGCCAGTAAATTCTTTCATTAGGGCAAATATGAAGAAAAGCAAACAGTTGTACCAACAACAATTTACATAGCTGGGATTTTTTTCTGTGTTGCTATTATTTTTTGTGTCTGAGTAAAAGATTTCCCTGTACTCACCCCTGAGCTGAGGTGGTAATTCCTTGTTTGTGACATCAAAGACTGtgcaaacatttgcatttgtcaCACGTTTAGCTCCTGTCTCATGACTGCTGAAGGGCGTGTGATCGTTGTCAATTGGTGGCGCAAGACTACAGCGGCTAAGCCTGCACACTAGCACATGTATGCAGGCATAGAGGTTTAATGGGCTACCCCACCCGGTGACCTGgaacaattacacaccaccccctgggcgcctctaagaggcaatactttccctctcgcaagcacagagtctgtgtagcaaagccttttaataaaaggaggaaagtaactcagcattaatttgggaaaacaccacaaacagggttcataaacacaaaccatgagcaaaagactcaccaccaagtaagttgggcagtgtccttttcccctcagggtcttaagtccagcaacccaaaagtgcCTTTAATGtgcctgtcccttctctgtactctactcacagttgctgtccttggtcagtgcagcaccagagttcagaggttcatttgcagagttcacctcccactctgtgtgaaggggggagagtaaggaggcaccttacacgCTGCACTGCTTAGGCACTCGCTTGTCACCCCAACAGCCGATTGCCACGcctctgcagggctctgctctggccctctccaccagcctccctgctggctatccctctctgccagctgcctggctggCCACTCACCAAGATATCTTCAGTGCCCCCCCCACTTAACatagctctcagtgatttcagctgttagtggggaaCCTAACCACTGATGCACATTGTGCAGTCTCTTCCAATAAAGGCACTGTtccaaagtaggtctaatacttagaTCTAGGTATCAGTGATCAGCACTACAACCTGTAACAAGGCTCTCAGTTGAGTCTAAATGGGAGAGCAGAATGATCAAGTAGTATCAACCACCCTTATACAGAGCCCACACCAGTCTcaactcattgggctttggaacccatgtcccctatCTAGTGAGTGTCGTtcaattgagggtgagtccctccattgggatatgccaggtacagttctgctgccctcggttcacacaacaaggataacaaccctttattactcctgccccaataacaaggagacggGGGATCCAACAACAGCCAGAAGTGATCATAtgggcaagcagtcccatcatgctgagcacctaggcagggtgggtgtgtccatgcaaatgagatcagcttctgaagtcttttcccACAGCTCACAACTAGATGTCAGGGGACAGCTCATCCAGACTCTGCTTAGATTTGTTTTATAATTTGCAAACATTTGAAAGGAAAGCTAAACCCTTAGGGAGCATGGATCTAGGGATTGCAAGAGCTACAGCTGAGTTTCCTACATAGCCCATGATAGCCCATCTAAAGGCAGAGGCGTTCAAACCTCCAAGGTGCTGAGAATGCTCTTTTTCCAttggaaagaaaatatttctgAGCTGCTTTAGGGGAAGAGAGAGGTGATTAATCCATGTCACGGCGTATATATTGTAGAGATGGCAATTTTGTTAGATGTGATGAGGAGGCGTGTAACATAAATGTTTAGGTAGCTGGATGGAATCAGGCCCAAGGAAAGGAAGAGTTTGAATACTCACTGAAATGCCTGTCTGACTATGAGCAAAGAGCAATGTCAGCCTATATATGTGAAACCATGTAAACGACCACTGCCtgccatgctgaccaatattgtttcATTGTTTATTTGTACTCCTTGTCTGTCTAGATCCATACATTGCCTCTCGTGTTATACTGAAaccgtaagctctttggggagggACTGTATTTTGTTCTGTACACAGTGCCTTGTATAGCCCACaaacctcctgggtgtggtgttctgtcccatctagtggcactgagaccacttagagagagattatgaGTCTGCTCTACGGCCTTAGCTAACAGCAAGTTGTTGGTTCGATCCCGCCCACCCACAACTGGGATCTGTCGGCGTTACagtagcacaatggggtcctggttcataACTATAGCCCCATGGCATTATAATACAAATAGAAAACAATAATACACTCAGTGCATCCAAATCACTAACCTCGTTAGCATGTGGTTTTGTATTCACAGAACATCATCAAGAAAGTGATTGGACAGAAGTTTGTGTACAAGTTTGTCTCCTTTCCTGAGATTTTGAAAATTGATCCTCATGCTGTGGAAATCAGCAGAGAGAGCCTCTTGCTGCAGGACAGCGAGTGTAAGATGCTTTCCGAGGGCAGAGACCAGCACAAGCACAATGTGTCAGCTCTGAAAAGCACAAGCCGTAATGAATATATCCATTCTGGGCTGTACTCTTCTTTCACCATCAACTCCCTGCAGAACCAGCCAGACACTCACAAGCCAATCAAAACAGAAAAACTGGAGGAGAAGTCGGAAGGAAACACACCGGTGGAAGAAGTCAGGACTGTTATAAGATTTGTGACAAACAAAACAGACAAGCAAGTGATGAGGCCCATTGTGTCGTTGCCATCGACGTCCGAAGCAGCAGCTGGCTCTGCTTTTCTCGCCTCTTCAGTGTCAGCTAAAATATCTTCTTTAATGTTGCCTACCACAGCCAGCATTTCATCTACTACTTCGCCGTCTTCATCACGGTCTCCATCTCTGTCTCCTCACTCACCCCTCCCTTCAGATCACAGAAGCCTCTTTCTTGAGTCCAGTTGCCATGACTCAGATTCTCTTGAGCCTCTGAACCTCTCTTCAGGTTCCAAGACGAAATTTCCATCTCTTCCCCCAAAGGCTAAAAAACCCAAAGGCTTGGAAATCTCAGCACCGCCCATGGTTCTTTCCAGCACCGATATCGGTTCCATCGCCCTCAACAGCCCAGCACTTCCTTCGGGATCCCTGACTCCAGCGTTCTTTACTGCACAGGTAAGATACGTCTATCTAATATACTCTTGTTTTGGACAAATAGGTTCTAATTTGGTCAAGACTGAATGAAGGATCAGTTTTATGTGCATGTGACTTTCACATTGAAGAGAGTCCATGGGGAGGGAAAAAAGGTGTAGGAGATGCCTATATAAAAAGTAGAAAGTACGGTCCTTTCTTGCACACACGCCCAGCGCTCTCTTAGTAATGTGGAGAAAAGTAATTACAGTTCACAGAGTGGGCGGAAGGATAACAAGACATTCACTTGGGGCAGCTGTTAACATCAATCAGCTATCGTTTAAAACCAGTTTCAAGGTATGCAGAACAAAGAGGAAAAAGCCAAGAAACAAATACATGTAGTTACTCGGTCAAAATGTGAATGTGTATGTCATGGGATGCTTGGCTGATTTTTTAGTACCACTTGCTGCACCCATTCATAAAGTGTGACATTTTCATTAGCTTTCAAAGCAGATCAAATTAATTGGTTTCTAAGAAAGGGCTCTTAAGCCAATTTCAAAAGGCCTTACAGGTTCATAAAGCATTTGCTGCAGTCTCCTTTCTGCAGGAGCCTAAGAAATACCCATTTGTTTCTGTTCACTGTAAAGTGGATGTTAACTAATTACACAATTGTAGGAGTGTCAGTGTTGAACAATAGTTGTCCTGAAGGTGGAGTTCACTAAAATTAATGTCACTAGACAAACCTAGTAATTCAAAGGACAAGAGGAAAGTCAGCAAGAAGCAGATGATTTAGTGCTTGCATCATGCTAGGTTATTTGCGTCTGACTGCACTACAGTAAAATTAGAGAGGAAATTCATTTGTAAAAATATTCACAAATGGAAACTATAGGCATAAAAGTTCATGCAATCAATATTAAGTGAAATTTATTGAATATATAACAAAAAATATGGTAGGGTGGCTAACTCActcacaaaagcaaggaaatctaGGGTTATGATTTAAGCCTTATCCTGAATTCACCAGATATTATGCCTTCCTTTTATTAGAGCCCTGCAGTACTTGGGCACAAGGGAATGATTTAAGGTtgcaaagattcctgtggcaccttatagactaacagatgttttggagcatgagctttcgtgggtgaatacccacttcgtcggatgtattcacccacgaaagctcatgctccaaaacgtctgttagtctataaggtgccacaggactctttgctgcttttacagatccagactaacacggctacccctctgatacttgatttaaGGTTGGGTCTCAAATGAAAATTAGCTTGTTTGTCTCTACCTGTCTTTTGTGCACATCATAAAAACTCCAAGTGTAAAGTACTGGAGTGTGGCAAACCAGAACTGAGGTGCATTGATTAGCATGCAGAGTATCTAGCTGTGATAATAACCATGGTAAATGTTTTACTTTCAGGGCACAAAAATTGACAAATTATACCAGGCCCAGAATGGGACAGATTGAAATCAAGGTCCATTGCAAGTCTACTTTAATCTAATACCATACCCAGAGTCAGTAGAGCCATTTTGATTTGTTTCCTTGTTGGTCCATTCATTCACCATTTCTTTGGATACTTCGCTTCCTTGTTAGCTATAAAGTAGTGTATTAcgcccaagattttcaaaaaggaaaaatTAGTAAGAGCCTGGTTTGTTTTGTAGTTGACTGTGGGCCTCTTCTTGATTGGTAATGGACTACAGTCGGTATCAAACACATCAGTGATTCAGTTCTCCGTCTGTTTATTCCACCGTTCAGCCCATCTTTCTTAACAGCGTGTCCTATCGCATAAGAGACTGAATGCATCTGTGAGAGATGTGGTGTGCTCTTTGTGGCTATTTGCTCTCCAGACATTTGGCAGCATCATTGGAGCACGGTAGCTGTTTCCTGCGTATTAACAATCGATTTTAGGCTTGTTTAAAAAGCATCCTACATCTTTAAGAAGTTTGACATAATTGAGCacataataaaatacaaaatacatCAACCATATTTAGATATCAGTAAAGTTATAATAGAAAGTAATACGATCTAGAGTATAGGTTGGCATGCTGCAATTAATCTCATTTTACTTGGGAATGGCAAGTCCGACTACATTTTATttaccagattctgatctcagagaCACACAGGGACTAGATGCAGTCAAGGACATATGCACTCTGTTCCCAACTCTAGAAGTCAGACAGGGCATTTGAATGGTTCAGCAAGAGCTCACAAAATGCAGCCACTCCCTCTGAGAAAATGATTCAAAATGGCTTCCAACAACTATTCTTGAGCACATAAATAAAAagctcagccaatcagagaaCCATAACGAAGATCTTATGACTTTGGTAACCAAACAGGACCAACTCaacttcaaaaagaaaaaagtgacacGAAGATATTGGGAAATTTTgctcttaaagaaaaaaaggaattGGTACAATTTTTTGATAGAGTTTGTTTTGGAATTTGATTTAATGAATTTCAAAACAGGAATGCTTAAATAACAACAAAATTTGAGTATTTTGCCCAGTTCCATCGCTTGTTCTGCAGATTATTTATCTTTTTGGTTTTGCGAGCACTGTTGCCTTTCTCTGGAAAATGGGGAAAGCTGATTTATGTCTGTTTTCTTGAGGCATCCGCTTCTACAATATACTGATTCCTAACATATGAAATGAGTGTGTACACAACAGCCCTTCTCTTCGCATTCGTCATCTGCAGGGTTGGAGCCCTTTAGCACCACGGTTACAAACCTTATAGCACGTTAGCTAAAGGGGTAACTTCtgtaggggcaggggcggctctagacattttgccgccccaagcacggcagcatgccgggggggcgctctgccggtcgccggtcccgtggctccgttggacctcccgcaggcgtgcctgcggagggtccgctggtcccgcggctccaccgaagctgcggtgaagccgcgggaccagcagaccctctgcaggcatgccgccgaaggctgtctgcctgccgccctcccggcgaccaacagagcaccccccatggcttgccgccccaagcatgcgcttggcgtgctggggcctggagccgcccctgtgtagggGTCATCTATTGTGATGCGACATGCACTGTGCTAGTAAGGGTTACGCTAACTTTGCTCCTTTTTCCATCTGGGTTAGTGTGGTTATTGCTGGCTTTGGGATAATAGCATCCCAGCAGGATTAAAATACAATACTGATTATATTGCCAGTGGGGGCATAACATGAGATGATATATCAATTTCCACATGTAATTTAAGGACAGGTGACTCTGTTCTGTTGTTTACACCTTAAATTCCTCCTGTGGTTTTGCTGCTGTCTGATGGCCTCAGTGATTTGAAGACTGGAATGCAGCCTGCACTTCTTGTGTTAAATATTAACCAAATTCGAGCCTTACTGTGGCTAGCTCCTGGCTCTAGCTGAAAGTGACAACTCTAGTGCTCTGAACTTCAGAGGGTGTGGACTTTACCTTAGTACTATTGTCAGGCACCTTAAAGTATTGATTGACCGGACTGGGTTACAACTCAGTTTCAAATCTCTCTTTAAGTACTAGCCCTTCTTTAGGGACTGTACTTCAGAGAAATGGGGTCTCTCTGCATCCATTATTAGGGATCAGACCTCAGGACACAATTCTGAATAAGCCCCTCCTCCTGCCTTTTGCTCTTTATTTCTTCCCAAAGAacctttttaaaaagctgttggGTCATTGGGTATTCATAGTCATCTGGATCATGACAGCTGCTAATATACTCTTTTAAGAAGGTTCTCTGGGAAGAAGTAAAAGCAGATGTGAGGTTTATTCAGAACAGTGTCCCAAGACCTCACAGCTAGCTCAGCCTGCGTAATACTGTGTACTTCGCTGAGCTGTATTGGTTCTGGCTGCAGAGATAGCTGGTTTCAAGTCAATGGCCTTTAACTTACAGAACCCTAAGAACATAGATCTCTGACCATTTATCTAGTTCAGTTACATCGTTTGCCATATCTCATGAATCCCCATGGATACACTCCAGGAGGATGGCTATCAGATAGTAACACAGCCTGGAAACAGCACCACTCATGCTGGCGTCCGAAACAACCCAACATGTACATGATTATTAGCTGTTCTTAAAAGGGAGAAATGTTTAGTTTGTGAGTGGACAGAGTTACTTTTAAGGGGCAAACCCTGCTGTCCCCTTCCCCATAGACATAAAGGACCATGGGCACGGTCGGGCTGGCGTGGTGTTGCATGGGGAGATGGGAgtgcaggatttggggggcatgtTTGGTGACCCAGACCCCTTACATTCTGCAGAGCCTACTTCCACAAGGGCTTTCTGCGTGCTACCTGGGATGAGGGGAGGAAAtcggcatgggggaggggagggagttggcAAATATGTGG
Proteins encoded:
- the ELK3 gene encoding ETS domain-containing protein Elk-3, which gives rise to MESAITLWQFLLQLLLDQKHEHLICWTSNDGEFKLLKAEEVAKLWGLRKNKTNMNYDKLSRALRYYYDKNIIKKVIGQKFVYKFVSFPEILKIDPHAVEISRESLLLQDSECKMLSEGRDQHKHNVSALKSTSRNEYIHSGLYSSFTINSLQNQPDTHKPIKTEKLEEKSEGNTPVEEVRTVIRFVTNKTDKQVMRPIVSLPSTSEAAAGSAFLASSVSAKISSLMLPTTASISSTTSPSSSRSPSLSPHSPLPSDHRSLFLESSCHDSDSLEPLNLSSGSKTKFPSLPPKAKKPKGLEISAPPMVLSSTDIGSIALNSPALPSGSLTPAFFTAQTPNGLLLTPSPLLSSIHFWSSLSPVAPLSPARLQGPNTLFQFPTLLNGHIPVPIPSLDGASSPVLLSPNAQKS